One genomic window of Actinoplanes lobatus includes the following:
- a CDS encoding glycoside hydrolase family 2 TIM barrel-domain containing protein, with protein sequence MKKILTLILVLITGVSVPASPALAAAGPQSVADVYRYLEDPRMTGEGQEAPHADLRPFATATATKDAKSPWVTSLNGGWRMRLFDRPDDVPSGFAADGYDVSDWKRVSVPHTWQSDFIDHPMFRNIPEEVWPDDPPFVPKDVNPTGAYVRTFDVPQNWDGGREFLRFEGVTSGYFVWVNGRYVGYDQGGYTPAEFDVTEFLRPGRNTIAVQVHRWGSGSYLEDFDQWRYSGIFRDVWLYRTEQVRLRDAYLTTDLDNDYRDATLTARVEVAGASDGYAVRGTLRDATGGTVAVVDGNVDQGAVRLSTLVTDPAKWTAEDPNLYTLGLELIAPDGHVAHMSAQPVGFREIEIRDRQLLVNGRRILVKGVNRAETNPDSGRHLTREAQRDDVFLMKKLHVNAVRTAHYPSDPYLYDLADRYGLWIDDEVDIETHSRENCPSTCLASKPEWQDAFADRFRAMVARDRNHPSVLLWDTGNEAGLGTAHYAMAQWADANEPTRPLYHQSNNPDGDAPFADVSGPRYPTPASLENKARTGTKPIIMGEYAHAMGNSMGNFDEFWAIARRQPSMQGGFVWDWADQNLRQPLITTPDSSGNRIQAFLVGKPVHIDGHRGKAINLSSLDDFVNVFRDRRLDLTAQVTLDAWVKPGQWAGSFPIVTKGRAYALQMRDQDTLEFGVDLGDYISVAADVPADWYDQWHRVTGTYDGSALRLFIDGVQTAETARTGTIDPGLYEVNVGRNAETQQDDLRVRTGRGLVDDVRVYGTALTTEQLAADPKDDAILALDLDRFERRGDFLSLGISLSGTDGMVTSDRRLQPETEEVAWAHSPIRFTVVDAAAGIVRVHNEQTAGTLRLRLNWSHREVDRKLRGGVRSLDLPAGETAELDLGAAPANPDDRERWLDLEAVTVDDLPWARKGWVFAKEQFAAGGRVVPGILPGPASGRAPALRHHDDTIEVRGDGWRYRFADGILTSMAADGRELLTAGPELDVYRPPTSNETYGWGTADRNIWHDAGLDRLRTTVEDVSAKVDGGEAVITVRATAAAPGLADVFAIGQTLTYRIDANGVLTLAHAVQAKGSRVGSLPYLPRVGVQVKVPASMDELTWYGTGPHETYNDRQSAATVGVWSSSVNDQFTAYSRPQANGNHTGTRWAALSDGRRTGILVGSPVGESLDVSVSRYDDLDRAEYDHQLPFVRNAGWVTLHAATGETGMGETPNSVLAPYRLAPGAAYDYELVLRPLSTGGLPDSAAAAPCPPDVSVQTDGTAEAGVPERIGVTVTPRCASAPEDVVTTLEAPDGWQVTPVDGGFDVTAPAGTDWGQHQLTATVTSATPDGFRSTVRATAVVRTPLPSGSLWVSDLPFLDQVNGWGPVERDRSNAEQPAGDGRPITIGGVVYDKGLGGHAVSRVAVDLTGRGCTGFRADVGVDDEMGSSGSVAFEVWVDGVLKSSSGRLTGTASAQPLTADVTGGSRLELRITDGGDGVGADHGDWAAARLIC encoded by the coding sequence GTGAAGAAGATCTTGACTTTGATCCTGGTGCTGATCACGGGTGTGAGCGTTCCGGCAAGCCCGGCGCTCGCCGCCGCCGGACCGCAGAGCGTCGCGGATGTGTATCGCTACCTGGAGGATCCGCGGATGACGGGTGAGGGCCAGGAGGCGCCGCACGCCGACCTGCGGCCCTTCGCGACCGCGACCGCCACGAAGGACGCGAAGTCACCGTGGGTGACCAGTCTGAACGGTGGCTGGCGGATGCGGCTGTTCGACCGGCCGGACGATGTGCCGTCCGGGTTCGCCGCCGACGGCTATGACGTGTCGGACTGGAAACGGGTGTCGGTGCCGCACACCTGGCAGTCCGACTTCATCGACCATCCGATGTTCCGCAACATTCCGGAGGAGGTCTGGCCGGACGACCCGCCGTTCGTGCCGAAGGACGTCAACCCGACCGGCGCGTACGTGCGGACGTTCGACGTGCCGCAGAACTGGGACGGCGGCCGCGAGTTCCTCCGATTCGAGGGTGTGACCAGCGGATACTTCGTCTGGGTGAACGGCCGCTACGTGGGCTACGACCAGGGTGGCTACACCCCGGCCGAGTTCGACGTGACCGAGTTCCTGCGGCCGGGGCGCAACACGATCGCGGTCCAGGTGCACCGATGGGGTTCCGGCTCCTACCTGGAGGACTTCGACCAGTGGCGGTACAGCGGCATCTTCCGGGACGTGTGGCTGTACCGTACCGAACAGGTGCGGCTGCGCGACGCGTACCTCACCACCGATCTCGACAACGATTATCGTGACGCGACACTGACCGCCCGGGTGGAGGTGGCTGGGGCGAGCGACGGCTATGCGGTGCGGGGCACGCTGCGGGACGCCACCGGGGGTACCGTCGCGGTTGTCGACGGAAACGTCGACCAGGGCGCCGTCAGGCTGAGCACCCTCGTCACCGATCCGGCGAAGTGGACGGCCGAGGACCCCAACCTCTACACGCTCGGCCTGGAACTGATCGCCCCGGACGGCCACGTGGCACACATGAGCGCGCAACCGGTCGGCTTCCGCGAGATCGAGATCCGCGACAGGCAGCTGCTCGTCAACGGCAGGCGCATCCTGGTGAAGGGCGTGAACCGGGCCGAGACGAATCCGGACAGCGGCCGTCACCTGACCCGCGAAGCACAGCGCGACGACGTGTTCCTCATGAAGAAGCTGCACGTCAACGCGGTACGGACCGCCCACTACCCGTCCGACCCGTACCTCTACGACCTGGCCGACAGGTACGGCCTGTGGATCGACGACGAGGTGGACATCGAGACCCACTCGCGGGAGAACTGCCCCAGCACCTGTCTCGCCTCGAAACCGGAGTGGCAGGACGCGTTCGCCGACCGGTTCCGGGCGATGGTGGCCCGCGACCGCAACCATCCGAGCGTGCTGCTGTGGGACACCGGCAACGAGGCGGGTCTCGGCACCGCCCACTACGCGATGGCGCAGTGGGCGGACGCCAACGAGCCGACCCGGCCGCTCTACCACCAGTCGAACAACCCGGACGGCGACGCCCCGTTCGCCGACGTGTCCGGGCCGCGCTATCCCACTCCGGCGTCGCTGGAGAACAAGGCCCGCACCGGCACCAAGCCGATCATCATGGGCGAGTACGCGCACGCCATGGGCAACAGCATGGGCAACTTCGACGAGTTCTGGGCGATCGCCCGCAGGCAGCCGTCGATGCAGGGCGGTTTCGTGTGGGACTGGGCCGACCAGAACCTGCGCCAGCCGCTGATCACCACTCCGGACTCGTCGGGCAACCGGATCCAGGCATTCCTGGTCGGCAAGCCCGTCCACATTGACGGGCACCGCGGGAAGGCGATCAACCTGTCCAGTCTTGACGACTTCGTCAATGTGTTCCGCGACCGGCGGCTCGACCTCACCGCGCAGGTCACCCTGGACGCCTGGGTGAAACCGGGACAGTGGGCGGGCAGTTTCCCGATCGTCACCAAGGGGCGGGCATACGCACTCCAGATGCGTGACCAGGACACCCTCGAATTCGGGGTGGATCTCGGTGACTACATCTCGGTGGCCGCCGACGTGCCGGCCGACTGGTACGACCAGTGGCACCGGGTCACCGGAACCTACGACGGCTCCGCACTGCGCCTGTTCATCGACGGTGTGCAGACCGCGGAAACGGCCCGCACCGGCACGATCGACCCCGGCCTGTACGAGGTCAACGTGGGCCGCAACGCCGAGACCCAGCAGGACGACCTTCGCGTCCGCACGGGCCGCGGACTGGTCGACGACGTCCGCGTCTACGGCACCGCGCTCACCACCGAACAGTTGGCGGCCGACCCGAAGGACGACGCGATCCTGGCGCTCGACCTCGACCGGTTCGAGCGGCGCGGCGACTTCCTCAGCCTCGGGATCAGCCTGTCCGGCACCGACGGCATGGTCACCTCCGACCGCCGGTTGCAGCCGGAGACCGAGGAGGTGGCGTGGGCGCACTCGCCGATCCGGTTCACCGTGGTCGACGCGGCCGCCGGGATCGTCCGGGTGCACAACGAGCAGACGGCCGGAACCCTGCGGTTGCGGCTGAACTGGTCACACCGTGAGGTCGACCGCAAGCTGCGCGGCGGCGTACGGTCGCTGGATCTTCCGGCCGGTGAGACGGCCGAACTGGACCTGGGCGCGGCGCCCGCCAACCCGGACGACCGGGAGCGCTGGCTCGACCTGGAGGCGGTGACGGTCGACGACCTGCCGTGGGCGCGCAAGGGGTGGGTTTTCGCGAAGGAGCAGTTCGCCGCCGGTGGGCGGGTGGTTCCGGGCATCCTGCCGGGTCCGGCGAGCGGCCGGGCGCCGGCTCTCCGCCACCACGACGACACCATCGAGGTACGGGGTGACGGCTGGCGTTACCGGTTCGCCGACGGGATTCTCACGTCGATGGCCGCCGACGGTCGTGAGCTGCTCACCGCCGGGCCGGAACTGGACGTCTACCGGCCTCCGACCAGCAACGAGACGTACGGCTGGGGCACCGCCGACCGCAACATCTGGCACGACGCCGGGCTCGACCGGCTGAGGACCACCGTCGAGGACGTGTCGGCGAAGGTGGACGGTGGTGAAGCGGTGATCACTGTCCGGGCCACGGCGGCCGCCCCCGGCCTGGCCGACGTGTTCGCGATCGGGCAGACCCTGACGTACCGGATCGACGCGAACGGTGTCCTCACCCTGGCCCACGCCGTGCAGGCGAAGGGCAGCCGGGTCGGTTCGCTGCCCTACCTGCCGCGGGTCGGTGTGCAGGTCAAGGTCCCGGCGTCGATGGACGAACTCACCTGGTACGGCACCGGACCGCACGAGACCTACAACGACCGGCAGAGCGCCGCGACCGTCGGCGTGTGGAGCAGCAGTGTGAACGACCAGTTCACGGCCTATTCACGACCGCAGGCGAACGGCAACCACACCGGCACCCGCTGGGCGGCGCTCAGCGACGGCCGCCGGACCGGGATCCTGGTCGGCAGCCCGGTCGGCGAATCGCTGGACGTCAGCGTGAGCCGCTACGACGACCTGGACCGGGCCGAGTACGACCATCAGCTGCCGTTCGTGCGTAACGCCGGCTGGGTGACCCTGCACGCCGCCACCGGGGAGACCGGCATGGGGGAGACGCCGAACTCGGTGCTCGCCCCGTACCGGTTGGCGCCCGGCGCCGCCTACGACTACGAGCTGGTGCTGCGGCCACTGTCGACCGGTGGGCTACCGGACTCAGCCGCCGCCGCGCCCTGCCCGCCGGACGTCAGCGTGCAGACCGACGGGACGGCCGAGGCCGGGGTGCCCGAGCGGATCGGCGTGACCGTCACCCCGCGCTGCGCCAGTGCGCCCGAGGATGTCGTCACCACCCTGGAGGCGCCGGACGGCTGGCAGGTCACACCGGTCGACGGCGGCTTCGACGTGACCGCCCCGGCCGGCACCGACTGGGGACAGCACCAGCTCACCGCGACGGTCACCTCGGCGACCCCGGACGGGTTCCGCAGCACGGTACGGGCCACGGCCGTCGTCCGTACCCCGCTGCCGTCCGGATCGCTGTGGGTGAGCGACCTGCCGTTCCTCGACCAGGTCAACGGCTGGGGCCCGGTGGAACGCGACCGCAGCAACGCCGAGCAGCCCGCCGGCGACGGCCGCCCGATCACCATCGGCGGTGTCGTCTACGACAAGGGTCTCGGCGGGCACGCGGTGTCCCGGGTGGCGGTCGACCTGACCGGCCGCGGCTGCACCGGCTTCCGCGCCGACGTCGGCGTGGACGACGAGATGGGCTCGTCCGGGTCGGTGGCATTCGAGGTGTGGGTGGACGGTGTCCTCAAGTCGTCGTCCGGCCGGCTCACCGGGACGGCCTCCGCCCAGCCGCTCACCGCGGACGTGACCGGCGGCAGCCGCCTCGAACTACGGATCACCGACGGCGGCGACGGTGTCGGCGCGGACCACGGCGACTGGGCGGCCGCCCGCCTGATCTGCTAG
- a CDS encoding multicopper oxidase domain-containing protein codes for MSRPLGGAAAGVALVLLAVLAGTVAQRATDPPTTVAAADVAPTGHTTTVAVTAKDMRYHPDTITVPPGDRLVIELTNDDERRHDLVLANGARTGMVERHGTARLDAGVVGATVEGWCSLPAHRQAGMTLTIVTGAGTHMAADEHGIETVRDATAPTTPAEAVHRVDLHVKEVQIEVAPGVRQLMWTYGGTVPGPVLRGRVGDVFEVTLTNDGTMDHGVDFHAGALAPDQPMRPIDPGESLTYRFTATKAGIWMYHCSTMPMLHHIGNGMYGAVIIDPPDLAKVDHEYVLVQSELYAGADGQVGDLAKMQAEQPDAVMFNGHPNQYAHRPLTATAGDRVRIWVLDAGPNRSSSFHVVGAQFDTVYLEGRRVLGPDDPGGAQVLQLGPASGGYVEAVLPESGHYPFVSHSMVDAERGARGVIEVGPAS; via the coding sequence GTGTCCCGTCCGCTCGGCGGTGCAGCCGCCGGTGTCGCCCTGGTCCTGCTGGCCGTGCTGGCCGGCACCGTGGCGCAACGCGCCACCGACCCGCCCACGACCGTCGCGGCGGCGGACGTCGCCCCGACCGGCCACACCACGACCGTGGCGGTGACCGCGAAGGACATGCGGTACCACCCGGACACGATCACCGTGCCGCCCGGCGACCGGCTGGTCATCGAACTGACCAACGACGACGAGCGGCGGCACGACCTGGTTCTGGCCAACGGCGCCCGCACCGGAATGGTCGAGCGGCACGGCACCGCCCGCCTGGATGCCGGCGTCGTCGGCGCGACGGTCGAGGGCTGGTGCTCACTGCCCGCGCACCGGCAGGCCGGCATGACCCTGACGATCGTCACCGGCGCCGGCACGCACATGGCGGCCGATGAGCACGGCATCGAAACCGTCCGGGACGCCACCGCGCCGACCACGCCGGCGGAGGCGGTGCACCGCGTCGACCTGCACGTCAAGGAGGTGCAGATCGAGGTGGCCCCGGGTGTGCGGCAACTGATGTGGACATACGGCGGCACGGTTCCCGGCCCGGTGCTGCGCGGCCGCGTCGGTGACGTCTTCGAGGTGACGCTGACCAACGACGGCACCATGGATCACGGTGTCGACTTCCACGCCGGGGCACTCGCCCCGGACCAGCCGATGCGCCCCATCGACCCGGGCGAGTCGCTCACCTACCGGTTCACCGCCACGAAGGCCGGCATCTGGATGTACCACTGCTCGACGATGCCGATGCTGCACCACATCGGCAACGGCATGTACGGCGCGGTGATCATCGATCCACCGGATCTGGCCAAGGTCGACCACGAGTACGTGCTGGTCCAGTCGGAGCTGTACGCCGGCGCCGACGGCCAGGTCGGCGACCTGGCCAAGATGCAGGCCGAGCAGCCGGACGCGGTGATGTTCAACGGCCACCCGAACCAGTACGCGCACCGGCCGCTCACCGCGACGGCCGGCGACCGGGTACGGATCTGGGTGCTGGACGCCGGCCCGAACCGCTCGTCGTCGTTCCATGTGGTCGGCGCCCAGTTCGACACGGTCTATCTGGAGGGCCGCCGGGTGCTCGGGCCGGACGATCCGGGCGGCGCCCAGGTGCTGCAACTGGGCCCGGCCTCCGGTGGCTATGTGGAGGCGGTCCTGCCGGAGTCCGGCCACTACCCGTTCGTGAGCCACTCGATGGTCGATGCCGAGCGCGGAGCCCGCGGCGTGATCGAGGTGGGCCCGGCGTCGTAG
- a CDS encoding AbfB domain-containing protein has translation MIDQAPEPAGTVYGQTRRTPPVMPIIVGVAAVAVVGVGFVAWNSTGGADRAESAPAAVTAPPSPAATASPSSVPAQLAAGTWVVSPLGDPGTYLTTDGDFAALSRVGPLPLTVVPGLADGTCYSFHTEDGHYLRHYDYRLRFDVAEESDLFRADATFCQEAGTAIGTVRLRSKNYPEYLVHRRGEKLYIDKPDGSAGFPKASSFMVQEP, from the coding sequence ATGATCGACCAGGCTCCTGAACCCGCGGGCACCGTCTACGGGCAGACTCGCCGTACACCTCCGGTGATGCCGATCATCGTCGGTGTGGCCGCCGTCGCCGTGGTCGGCGTGGGCTTCGTGGCCTGGAACTCCACCGGAGGCGCCGACCGGGCGGAGTCCGCGCCGGCGGCCGTGACCGCACCGCCGTCACCGGCCGCGACCGCCTCGCCGAGTTCCGTCCCGGCCCAGCTGGCCGCCGGCACCTGGGTGGTGTCCCCGCTCGGCGACCCCGGCACCTACCTGACCACCGATGGTGATTTCGCCGCGCTGTCCCGGGTCGGCCCGCTGCCGCTGACCGTGGTTCCCGGCCTGGCCGACGGCACCTGCTACTCGTTCCACACCGAGGACGGCCACTACCTGCGCCACTACGACTACCGGCTGCGCTTCGACGTCGCGGAGGAATCGGACCTGTTCCGCGCCGACGCCACCTTCTGCCAGGAGGCGGGCACCGCGATCGGTACGGTCCGGCTGCGCTCGAAGAACTATCCGGAGTATCTGGTGCACCGGCGCGGCGAGAAGCTCTACATCGACAAGCCGGACGGCTCGGCCGGCTTCCCGAAGGCGAGTTCCTTCATGGTGCAGGAGCCGTAG
- a CDS encoding GOLPH3/VPS74 family protein, which translates to MKLAPADDFYLAAHDGIGGRLLITAELLGAGLGAALLGELMFWRRLQPDGDMVHVIDPRPTGDRATLVLLERLAATPGPHALRRWIAHLATSGMAVDLVEKRLIAAGAIRWEAKRRLLGSHPPQLVFADPKSTGEPTTRIRTHLSYNETLETADLMLATLIIATGLDAYVLDNCNPRDRARLFDQFRRHLPRALGDLAGQVKEAAEDLAATRIA; encoded by the coding sequence GTGAAGCTTGCTCCGGCGGACGACTTCTACCTGGCAGCCCACGACGGCATCGGCGGGCGGCTGCTGATCACCGCTGAGCTGCTCGGCGCGGGCCTGGGCGCCGCACTGCTCGGCGAGCTGATGTTCTGGCGCCGGCTTCAGCCGGACGGCGACATGGTGCACGTGATCGACCCGCGGCCGACCGGCGACCGGGCCACCCTGGTCCTGCTGGAACGCCTCGCCGCCACCCCCGGCCCGCATGCGCTGCGGCGCTGGATCGCCCACCTCGCCACCAGCGGCATGGCCGTCGACCTGGTGGAGAAGCGGCTGATCGCGGCGGGGGCCATCCGGTGGGAGGCGAAGCGGCGGCTGCTCGGCTCCCACCCGCCGCAGCTGGTGTTCGCCGATCCGAAGAGCACCGGTGAGCCGACCACCCGGATCCGGACGCATCTGTCGTACAACGAGACGCTGGAGACCGCCGACCTGATGCTCGCCACGCTGATCATCGCGACCGGGCTGGACGCGTACGTGCTGGACAACTGCAACCCGCGGGACCGGGCCCGGCTGTTCGACCAGTTCCGCCGGCACCTGCCGCGGGCGCTCGGTGATCTGGCCGGTCAGGTGAAGGAGGCCGCCGAGGACCTCGCGGCTACTCGCATCGCCTGA
- a CDS encoding RNA polymerase sigma factor, with product MGSGTEQEDRFRRVYAGNFEALLAYALRRVDQPEDAADVVAETFLVAWRRSRELPPDDEIKLWLYGVARRVLANHHRGGIRRERLGERLRQRLTAIVTRDPGSEVPQRLAVQDALSRLAETDREVLTLTVWEGLQPREIAEVVGASAAAVRTRLSRARSRMREMVGDDLGSPGHVLDVLTAIVPEEGR from the coding sequence GTGGGTTCTGGGACTGAGCAGGAAGACCGATTCCGGCGCGTCTACGCCGGCAACTTCGAGGCGCTCCTGGCGTACGCGTTGCGGCGCGTCGATCAGCCGGAGGACGCCGCCGACGTGGTCGCCGAGACCTTCCTCGTGGCCTGGCGCCGCAGCCGCGAGCTGCCACCGGACGACGAGATCAAACTCTGGCTGTACGGCGTGGCCCGCCGGGTTCTGGCCAACCATCATCGCGGTGGCATCCGGCGGGAACGACTCGGCGAGCGCCTGCGCCAGCGACTGACCGCCATCGTGACCCGGGATCCGGGTAGCGAGGTTCCGCAGCGTCTGGCCGTACAGGATGCTCTGTCCCGCCTTGCCGAGACGGACCGTGAGGTGCTCACCCTGACCGTGTGGGAGGGTTTGCAGCCGCGCGAGATCGCCGAGGTGGTGGGGGCCAGCGCGGCCGCGGTGCGCACGCGGCTGTCGCGGGCCCGGTCGCGGATGCGGGAAATGGTCGGTGACGATCTGGGATCACCCGGACATGTACTCGACGTCCTGACCGCGATCGTCCCGGAGGAGGGCCGATGA
- a CDS encoding aldose epimerase family protein gives MSSDAVAITREAWGSTPDGPVERFTLDNGRGLRVRVITYGGIVQSIETPDRDGETANVALGFDTLQGYLDNPGPYFGAIIGRFGNRIAEGRFILDGVTYQTPVNDGVNSLHGGTTGFDKVIWTATEVDGGIALTHVSPAGDQGFPGELSMTVTYTLSADGGLRIDYLATTDAATVVNLTNHSYFNLAGEGEGHVYDHVLRIDADEFTPVGAGLIPTGKIAEVAGTALDFRDPATIGGRIRAGETQMLYGRGYDHNWVLRPRDGEPESAALVVEPVSGRTLTVLTTEPGMQFYSGNFLDGTIIGGSGRPYRQGDGFALETQHFPDSPNHANFPSTVLRPGQEYRSTTIYRFGVS, from the coding sequence ATGTCATCGGATGCTGTCGCGATCACCCGTGAGGCGTGGGGTTCCACGCCGGATGGCCCCGTCGAGCGCTTCACCCTCGACAACGGTCGAGGGCTGCGAGTGCGGGTCATCACGTACGGCGGCATCGTCCAGTCGATCGAGACGCCGGACCGTGATGGCGAGACCGCGAACGTGGCACTGGGTTTCGACACCCTCCAGGGCTACCTGGACAACCCGGGCCCGTATTTCGGCGCGATCATCGGCCGGTTCGGCAACCGGATCGCGGAGGGCCGGTTCATCCTCGACGGCGTCACCTACCAGACCCCGGTCAACGACGGCGTGAACAGCCTGCACGGCGGCACGACCGGCTTCGACAAGGTGATCTGGACGGCCACCGAGGTGGACGGCGGGATCGCGCTCACCCACGTCAGCCCGGCCGGCGACCAGGGCTTCCCGGGTGAGCTGAGCATGACGGTCACCTACACCCTGTCCGCGGACGGCGGCCTGCGCATCGACTACCTGGCCACCACCGATGCGGCGACCGTGGTGAACCTGACCAACCACAGCTACTTCAACCTGGCCGGCGAGGGTGAAGGGCACGTCTACGACCACGTGCTGCGCATCGACGCCGACGAGTTCACGCCGGTCGGTGCGGGCCTCATCCCGACCGGGAAGATCGCGGAGGTGGCCGGAACCGCGCTGGACTTCCGCGATCCGGCCACGATCGGCGGCCGCATCCGGGCCGGTGAGACCCAGATGCTGTACGGGCGCGGCTACGACCACAACTGGGTGCTGCGCCCGCGGGACGGCGAACCGGAGTCGGCCGCCCTCGTGGTGGAGCCGGTGAGCGGCCGCACCCTGACGGTGCTGACCACCGAGCCGGGCATGCAGTTCTACTCCGGCAACTTCCTGGACGGCACGATCATCGGCGGCAGCGGACGGCCGTACCGGCAGGGTGACGGGTTCGCGCTGGAGACGCAGCACTTCCCGGACTCGCCGAACCACGCGAACTTCCCGTCCACGGTGCTGCGCCCGGGCCAGGAGTACCGGTCCACCACGATCTACCGCTTCGGGGTGAGCTGA
- a CDS encoding dienelactone hydrolase family protein produces MAEVVLFHHALGLTPGVTAFADDLRAAGHVVHTPDLFEGETFATLPEGVRNAERIGFGEVIERGVRSVRDLPAELVYAGFSLGVLPAQKLAQTRPGARGALLFYSCVPASEFGTAWPDDVPVQIHGMDRDPIFADEGDLDAARDIVAQTKSAELFLYPGDQHYFADLTLPSYDREATALALRRVLDFLG; encoded by the coding sequence ATGGCCGAGGTCGTCCTGTTCCACCACGCACTGGGGCTGACGCCCGGTGTCACCGCTTTCGCCGACGACCTGCGTGCCGCGGGTCACGTCGTGCACACCCCCGACCTGTTCGAGGGCGAGACTTTCGCGACGCTGCCCGAGGGTGTTCGCAACGCGGAGCGGATCGGGTTCGGTGAGGTGATCGAGCGCGGTGTCCGCTCGGTCCGGGACCTGCCGGCCGAGCTGGTCTACGCCGGTTTCTCGCTCGGCGTGCTGCCCGCGCAGAAGCTGGCGCAGACCCGGCCCGGCGCCCGCGGCGCGCTGCTGTTCTACTCCTGCGTTCCGGCGTCCGAGTTCGGCACGGCGTGGCCCGACGACGTGCCCGTCCAGATCCACGGCATGGACCGGGATCCGATCTTCGCCGACGAGGGCGATCTCGACGCGGCTCGTGACATCGTCGCCCAGACCAAGTCCGCGGAGCTGTTCCTCTACCCCGGTGACCAGCACTATTTCGCCGATCTGACGCTGCCGTCCTACGACCGCGAGGCTACTGCCCTGGCGCTTCGGCGGGTGCTCGACTTCCTGGGCTGA
- a CDS encoding RtcB family protein, protein MQQINSRLMNWASLLEDETRRQAELASQLPFIHPHIALMPDAHLGKGATVGSVIPTRGAIIPAAVGVDIGCGMAAVRTRYHRDDLPPKLSTLRTSIERAVPLSAGSNNQRLTDSARERVGRLAAEAERAGFDPGRYAKNWELQLGSLGSGNHFIEVCRDESGTVWLFLHSGSRGVGNKIASHHIRVAQEFVTRGGISVPHPDLAYLVEGTEEFDIYLRELRWAQNFALVNRDEMMDRVIACFADFVGGPVDEVERVQCHHNYTERETHFGETVWLSRKGAINAARGVPGLIPGSMGDASYVVVGKGDAMSLNSSPHGAGRAYSRTRARKTFTREQLREAMKGIEFRDTDAFLDEIPQAYKPIDVVMRDAADLVEIRHTLRQLVNVKGD, encoded by the coding sequence GTGCAGCAGATCAACAGCCGTCTGATGAACTGGGCGAGTCTCCTCGAGGACGAGACCCGGCGGCAGGCCGAGCTGGCGTCGCAGCTGCCGTTCATCCACCCGCACATCGCGCTGATGCCGGACGCGCATCTGGGCAAGGGCGCCACGGTCGGTTCGGTGATTCCGACCCGCGGCGCGATCATCCCGGCCGCGGTCGGCGTGGACATCGGCTGCGGGATGGCCGCCGTCCGGACCCGCTATCACCGGGACGATCTGCCGCCGAAGCTGAGCACGTTGCGTACCTCGATCGAGCGGGCGGTGCCGCTGTCGGCCGGGTCGAACAACCAGAGGCTGACCGATTCGGCGCGCGAGCGGGTGGGCCGGCTTGCCGCCGAGGCGGAGAGGGCCGGTTTCGACCCGGGCCGGTACGCGAAGAACTGGGAGCTCCAGCTCGGCTCGCTGGGCAGCGGCAACCATTTCATCGAGGTGTGCCGGGACGAGTCCGGGACGGTGTGGCTGTTCCTGCACTCCGGGTCGCGGGGCGTCGGCAACAAGATCGCGAGCCATCACATCCGGGTGGCGCAGGAGTTCGTCACCCGTGGCGGGATCAGCGTGCCCCATCCGGATCTCGCCTACCTCGTGGAAGGCACCGAGGAGTTCGACATCTACCTGCGGGAGCTGCGGTGGGCGCAGAACTTCGCGCTGGTCAACCGGGACGAGATGATGGACCGGGTGATCGCCTGCTTCGCGGATTTCGTGGGCGGGCCGGTCGACGAGGTGGAGCGGGTGCAGTGCCACCACAACTACACCGAGCGGGAGACGCACTTCGGCGAGACGGTATGGCTGTCGCGCAAGGGGGCGATCAACGCGGCCCGCGGGGTGCCCGGCCTGATCCCGGGGTCGATGGGCGACGCCTCGTACGTGGTGGTCGGCAAGGGTGACGCCATGTCGCTGAACTCGTCGCCGCACGGTGCCGGGCGGGCGTATTCGCGGACGAGGGCGCGTAAGACCTTCACCCGGGAGCAGTTGCGGGAGGCGATGAAGGGCATCGAGTTCCGGGACACCGACGCGTTCCTCGACGAGATCCCGCAGGCGTACAAGCCGATCGACGTGGTCATGCGGGATGCCGCCGACCTGGTGGAGATCCGCCACACGCTGCGCCAGCTGGTCAACGTCAAGGGCGATTAG